One bacterium DNA segment encodes these proteins:
- a CDS encoding transcriptional regulator has product MRNDQLIRQWTLLSLLDNSTGRNQQSLAAELSCSIRTVQRDLEALTIAGFPITNDVRGHEFYWYLNPRFGKPGIPLTLTELLALSVSRNFYSLLPIEALRRAYDSIINKVEAIIPAARTLTTITTRAVGAKNYDSHWNHLQMITEAIKARKSVSLTYYSYAKKELSIRKVDPYDLWHSQETIYLIGYCHLRQDVRLFALERIQHIEMTENGFDVREGYSLEALTTDRFRVMQEDESVTVRIRFAEAVADYVRDRKWHPTQQVEPQKDGSIILTIHAAGTTELLNWVLGYGPNAEILEPLALRERAARAIRKMDRIYNKMPKRPPASAARSQKQTDIRQKVPLRNRNA; this is encoded by the coding sequence GTGCGAAACGATCAGTTGATTCGGCAGTGGACACTACTGTCGCTGCTGGACAACAGTACCGGCAGAAACCAACAATCCCTGGCGGCTGAATTATCCTGCAGCATACGTACTGTCCAGCGAGACCTTGAAGCTTTAACTATTGCCGGGTTTCCCATTACAAATGATGTTCGCGGCCATGAGTTTTACTGGTATTTGAACCCACGGTTCGGAAAACCGGGAATTCCGCTGACATTGACTGAACTTCTTGCGCTGTCCGTATCCAGAAATTTTTACTCGCTTCTTCCGATCGAGGCTCTCAGGCGCGCCTATGATTCCATTATTAATAAGGTAGAAGCGATCATACCTGCCGCCAGAACACTGACAACCATAACGACCCGGGCAGTCGGTGCCAAAAACTACGATTCTCACTGGAATCACCTGCAGATGATCACCGAAGCCATCAAGGCGCGTAAGAGTGTTTCACTGACGTATTATTCTTATGCAAAAAAAGAATTGTCGATTCGAAAAGTCGATCCCTACGATCTATGGCATTCACAAGAGACGATCTATTTGATCGGCTACTGTCACCTTCGACAGGATGTCCGCTTGTTTGCACTTGAAAGAATTCAGCATATTGAAATGACGGAAAATGGTTTCGATGTACGCGAAGGCTACTCTTTGGAAGCTCTTACTACAGACCGTTTCCGCGTGATGCAGGAAGATGAAAGTGTGACAGTTCGAATCCGATTCGCGGAGGCGGTGGCTGATTATGTCAGAGACCGCAAATGGCATCCGACACAGCAAGTAGAACCGCAGAAGGATGGCTCCATCATTCTAACGATCCATGCTGCAGGAACAACTGAATTGCTGAACTGGGTGCTCGGCTACGGCCCCAATGCAGAGATTCTTGAACCGCTGGCGCTACGCGAACGCGCTGCAAGGGCGATTCGAAAAATGGACCGGATCTACAATAAAATGCCGAAACGTCCTCCCGCCAGCGCTGCGCGTTCTCAGAAACAAACTGATATACGGCAAAAAGTACCACTTCGAAATAGAAATGCATGA
- the cas3u gene encoding type I-U CRISPR-associated helicase/endonuclease Cas3 — protein MFDFEKCFTQLTGNDPFDWQNRLFQKLLAGDFPDVCDIPTGLGKTSVMAIWLIALACQLEEKARTIPLRLAYVVDRRVIVDQATTEAENLLKILTEALSDKSSHLHSLAKTLRQRSMKGQESLIALSTLRGQKADNREWCLDPSRPAIIIGTVDMIGSRLLFSGYGKVGINHRSLQAGLLGQDTVVVIDEAHLSSVFVSILLDIKLAIHQTTLLRPFHVISLSATLSTTGKTLELDEQKELQNAEAKLRLNAKKQIEFLHFNQIARAKEGKKASPKEIDEELAQRLVNRAIQYESELEAKPARSIVIFVQTVNLVNLIAEKLRDKLEQLALQRTVEEFKDEKEQNILRQAIEARILKMTGEMRGYERDREHLVQSPKFQAFLPERDRQTPRPPQYLIATSSAEVGVNLDADDGLSDLSTLDSMIQRIGRINRFGKTESTISVIVDEQGLNALASDFKKMKSISKALLLLTAEIDQLQAQLAKPSAEKAAKKDIQKKITLKKTEKKNLEKSGVDYGMHNVEREEAKVYFTWKALKSREDENGKINASPLALRGLLTTNQEALPDIPVRPPFDEARVDDWAMTSLKQSEYPRPLVQYWLRGVVDDETAQTTLVWRIDLDYFDFAGISEIEIRKSLSQAVELATAIPIQPQERANIATFRAAALFKVLAEKSPDKPIVLIDPGGEAKAYALRQIKENKNLFALLAFSTAILPCSIGGLDNDGNPLDKLPKEPKSVKDVVGNEWTRYLVVRHSSDIYSIKQHDQSTDGERRFATWQGAIRSIKDKGVCDNAKEIQKVFADVNEEEKNAFSYIAFFFNQNAGSGEKKASLEADRFLREDVDDVASLGLQTRTVAEHDADVEKYARDLAQKIGMPDEVIELLAAAGFRHDLGKAREWWQNAIGNFNETAYAKSNVNSFDHGFNQGYRHEFGSLIESLGDEALKAHTHRDLILHLIAAHHGYARPHFPERAFDRNQTKPENQRIAHDVMLRFNRLQQQYGWWQLAYLEALLKAADAMASRDLSRGEL, from the coding sequence ATGTTTGATTTTGAAAAATGCTTCACGCAGTTGACTGGGAATGATCCTTTTGACTGGCAAAATCGATTATTCCAGAAACTACTTGCGGGAGATTTCCCGGATGTCTGTGACATCCCCACCGGTCTCGGCAAGACTTCGGTGATGGCTATTTGGCTGATCGCACTCGCCTGTCAGTTAGAGGAAAAAGCTCGCACGATTCCTTTGCGATTGGCGTATGTGGTAGATCGCCGTGTCATTGTTGACCAAGCGACGACGGAGGCTGAGAACCTGCTGAAAATACTTACTGAAGCTCTTTCGGACAAATCGAGTCATCTCCATTCTTTGGCAAAGACACTTCGTCAAAGGTCAATGAAAGGACAAGAGTCCTTAATCGCGCTTTCAACGCTGCGCGGGCAAAAGGCAGACAATCGCGAGTGGTGCCTTGATCCTTCGCGTCCGGCCATCATCATCGGCACCGTTGATATGATCGGCAGCCGCCTGCTGTTTTCGGGATACGGAAAGGTCGGGATCAATCATCGAAGTCTGCAAGCTGGATTGCTGGGGCAGGATACTGTTGTGGTGATTGACGAAGCGCATCTGTCATCTGTCTTTGTTTCCATTCTCCTCGACATCAAGCTGGCTATTCACCAAACGACTTTGTTGCGCCCGTTTCATGTCATTTCGCTTTCGGCGACTCTCAGCACAACTGGAAAGACTCTGGAACTTGATGAGCAAAAAGAACTCCAAAATGCAGAAGCTAAGCTCCGGTTGAATGCGAAGAAGCAGATCGAATTTCTTCACTTCAATCAAATCGCTAGAGCCAAGGAAGGAAAGAAGGCTTCGCCGAAAGAGATTGATGAGGAGCTTGCCCAGCGCCTGGTAAATCGCGCGATTCAATATGAGAGTGAGCTTGAAGCAAAACCCGCCAGGTCAATTGTCATCTTTGTGCAAACCGTGAATCTGGTTAACCTGATCGCCGAGAAGTTGAGAGACAAACTTGAACAGCTTGCGCTCCAGCGCACCGTAGAAGAATTCAAAGACGAAAAGGAACAGAACATACTTCGCCAGGCGATTGAAGCTCGCATCCTGAAAATGACTGGAGAAATGCGGGGATACGAGCGTGACAGGGAGCATTTGGTTCAATCTCCGAAATTCCAGGCGTTCTTGCCGGAACGTGACCGCCAAACACCGCGTCCGCCGCAGTACCTGATTGCAACATCCAGCGCGGAAGTTGGAGTCAACCTGGATGCCGATGATGGGCTGTCCGATCTGTCCACCCTCGACAGTATGATTCAGCGCATCGGGCGCATTAACCGATTTGGGAAGACTGAATCCACAATCAGCGTCATCGTTGATGAACAAGGTCTCAATGCCTTAGCGTCGGATTTCAAAAAGATGAAGAGCATCAGCAAGGCATTGTTGCTACTGACTGCAGAGATAGACCAGCTGCAAGCTCAGTTGGCAAAACCGTCTGCTGAGAAGGCCGCAAAGAAAGACATTCAGAAAAAGATCACACTCAAAAAGACCGAAAAGAAGAATCTGGAAAAAAGCGGAGTTGATTACGGAATGCACAATGTCGAGCGTGAAGAGGCGAAGGTCTATTTCACCTGGAAGGCTTTGAAATCCAGGGAAGACGAGAACGGGAAGATCAATGCATCCCCGTTGGCCTTGCGTGGTTTGTTGACAACCAATCAGGAAGCCTTGCCGGACATTCCAGTGCGTCCGCCCTTTGATGAAGCCCGAGTGGATGATTGGGCAATGACTTCGCTCAAGCAATCGGAATATCCGCGTCCGCTGGTTCAATACTGGCTGCGCGGTGTGGTTGATGATGAAACAGCGCAAACAACACTTGTTTGGCGGATTGATCTTGACTACTTTGATTTTGCTGGCATTTCTGAAATAGAGATCAGAAAGTCATTGTCACAAGCGGTCGAATTGGCAACGGCGATTCCAATTCAGCCGCAGGAACGTGCCAACATTGCCACGTTTCGCGCCGCAGCCTTGTTTAAGGTGTTGGCGGAAAAATCTCCGGACAAGCCGATTGTCCTGATTGATCCTGGTGGTGAAGCAAAGGCATATGCGCTGCGCCAGATCAAAGAAAATAAAAACCTCTTCGCGTTACTGGCATTTTCCACAGCCATTCTTCCGTGTTCAATTGGTGGCTTGGATAACGATGGCAATCCATTAGACAAATTACCCAAAGAACCCAAGTCTGTTAAAGATGTGGTTGGAAATGAATGGACGCGCTATCTTGTCGTTCGCCATTCATCTGATATTTATTCGATCAAGCAACACGACCAGTCCACCGACGGAGAAAGGCGCTTTGCAACGTGGCAAGGGGCTATAAGGTCAATCAAAGACAAAGGTGTTTGCGACAACGCCAAAGAGATTCAGAAAGTGTTTGCCGATGTTAACGAAGAAGAGAAGAATGCCTTCAGCTACATTGCTTTCTTTTTCAATCAAAATGCGGGTAGCGGCGAGAAAAAAGCTTCCCTCGAAGCCGACCGCTTTCTGCGCGAGGATGTTGATGATGTTGCATCGCTTGGACTGCAGACTCGAACCGTCGCTGAGCACGATGCCGATGTGGAGAAATATGCGCGCGACCTGGCCCAGAAAATCGGCATGCCGGATGAAGTGATTGAACTTTTAGCCGCCGCTGGATTTCGTCATGATCTAGGCAAGGCCCGCGAGTGGTGGCAGAATGCGATTGGCAATTTCAATGAGACCGCCTACGCGAAATCCAACGTCAACTCTTTCGACCACGGTTTCAATCAAGGCTACCGTCACGAGTTCGGATCGCTGATTGAGTCGCTCGGCGATGAAGCACTCAAAGCGCATACGCATCGTGATCTGATCCTGCATTTGATCGCGGCGCATCACGGATATGCGCGCCCGCACTTCCCTGAAAGGGCTTTTGATCGCAATCAAACTAAACCCGAAAACCAGCGCATCGCTCACGATGTAATGCTGCGGTTCAATCGCTTGCAACAACAATATGGCTGGTGGCAACTCGCATATCTGGAAGCATTGCTGAAAGCCGCGGACGCAATGGCTTCGCGCGATCTCAGTCGAGGTGAACTATGA
- a CDS encoding sigma 54-interacting transcriptional regulator, giving the protein MAVEALYQQMDMHPRWFDERYRILVEINEVISSLDRERFLSGIAEIIRKTFSCDSIELALLDGHENGLRIFDLMETPGADGVVALETKAQAGAGILLHVMQTKEPHVCENRIVVPLRRNGTVLGTLTIGSKDCNQYSTKDTELLMEVARQIVLPIENILAHEEIASLRARLDYEFLCLKEEIHVQCQFKNIVGQSLGIRRVLKAVETVAPTDAGVLLYGETGTGKELVVRSIHELSSRKDRQLVKINCAALPSGLMESELFGHEKGSFTGAFSKKIGRFEIANGGTIFLDEIGDLQMDLQAKLLRVLQEGEFERVGGNQTIQADVRVIAATNRDLEKSIHEGKFRADLYYRLNVFPIRIPPLRERKEDIPLLVKYFVMKYGAKFRKNIERIPQPTIDALLAYSWPGNIRELENLIERAVIMCQSTQLEPGKWLPGPGGAPVESHIPTLEELEREHILEVLQMTSWRVSGEKGAAKLLGMKPTTLEARMKKLGISRQF; this is encoded by the coding sequence ATGGCAGTGGAGGCTTTGTACCAGCAGATGGATATGCATCCCAGATGGTTTGATGAACGGTATCGCATTTTAGTGGAAATCAACGAAGTGATATCCAGTCTTGATCGCGAAAGATTCTTAAGCGGGATTGCCGAAATCATAAGAAAGACATTTTCCTGTGACAGTATTGAGCTGGCCTTATTGGATGGACATGAAAATGGGTTGCGTATTTTTGATCTGATGGAAACTCCAGGAGCAGATGGTGTCGTTGCTCTGGAGACTAAGGCCCAGGCAGGCGCCGGCATTCTGCTTCACGTAATGCAGACAAAAGAGCCTCACGTTTGCGAAAACCGGATTGTGGTTCCTTTGCGTAGAAATGGAACTGTACTTGGTACGTTAACCATAGGGAGCAAAGATTGCAATCAATACTCTACGAAAGACACGGAGCTCCTGATGGAGGTTGCGCGACAGATCGTGCTGCCGATTGAAAACATTCTCGCACACGAAGAGATTGCGAGTTTGCGAGCGAGACTGGATTACGAATTTTTGTGTCTAAAAGAAGAGATTCATGTCCAGTGCCAGTTTAAGAACATTGTGGGACAGAGCCTTGGTATCCGGCGAGTCTTGAAGGCGGTGGAAACCGTGGCGCCTACGGATGCCGGAGTGCTGTTATATGGCGAAACGGGAACCGGTAAAGAACTCGTGGTTCGTTCGATCCACGAGTTGAGTTCACGTAAAGATAGGCAACTTGTGAAAATTAATTGCGCTGCGCTACCTTCCGGCTTGATGGAAAGCGAGTTGTTCGGACATGAAAAGGGTTCTTTCACCGGCGCTTTTTCGAAGAAAATAGGGAGATTTGAAATTGCAAATGGCGGAACAATCTTTTTGGATGAGATTGGAGATTTGCAAATGGATCTTCAGGCAAAACTTCTACGGGTTTTGCAGGAAGGAGAATTTGAACGCGTTGGTGGAAACCAGACCATTCAGGCGGATGTTCGAGTCATTGCCGCCACGAACCGGGATCTGGAGAAATCAATCCATGAAGGAAAATTTCGCGCAGATCTTTACTATCGTTTGAACGTTTTTCCGATTCGCATTCCGCCACTGAGGGAACGTAAGGAAGATATTCCCTTACTTGTGAAATATTTTGTGATGAAGTACGGGGCAAAATTCCGCAAAAATATCGAAAGAATTCCGCAGCCGACAATCGACGCCCTTTTGGCGTATTCATGGCCTGGAAATATTCGTGAGCTGGAAAATTTGATTGAGCGCGCCGTCATTATGTGTCAAAGCACGCAGCTGGAGCCGGGAAAGTGGTTGCCGGGACCGGGTGGCGCTCCGGTGGAATCCCACATTCCCACTCTGGAAGAGCTGGAGCGGGAACACATCCTGGAAGTTTTGCAAATGACCAGCTGGCGCGTCAGCGGTGAAAAAGGAGCCGCCAAACTGCTCGGTATGAAACCCACTACGCTGGAAGCCCGCATGAAAAAGCTGGGGATCTCGCGCCAATTTTAA
- a CDS encoding DUF4097 family beta strand repeat-containing protein — MRSRDMVYPLKVHLCFIVLLLSASLVVAATEEEVVHKTFPLNEQGIVDLSNVNGDVTIRGWDKNEVDMKATKRGPSYYLDLIEIKIDSTPARLSIDTKYPRGRKEANVSVTYELTVPKHAVLDAIHTVNGGIEISGVEGEIKINTVNGSAEIEGSKSTVDAETVNGRITATWLDFPKQGDVSMRTVNGGLKLHLPNNANADVKASSMNGTIRTDFPITVQGRFVSRSLSGKIGEGGTNIDLETINGSIDILKTKN; from the coding sequence ATGAGGAGTAGAGACATGGTGTATCCATTGAAAGTTCATCTGTGCTTCATCGTACTTTTGCTTTCCGCGAGTCTTGTGGTTGCGGCAACCGAAGAAGAAGTCGTTCATAAAACATTTCCTTTGAATGAGCAGGGAATTGTGGATCTCTCCAATGTGAATGGAGATGTGACCATTCGCGGATGGGACAAGAATGAAGTTGATATGAAAGCGACTAAGCGCGGGCCTTCTTATTACCTCGATCTTATCGAAATTAAGATCGATTCCACTCCTGCGCGATTATCGATTGATACAAAGTATCCGCGCGGCCGCAAAGAAGCGAACGTTTCGGTTACGTATGAGTTGACGGTGCCGAAACACGCCGTGCTGGACGCGATTCATACTGTGAATGGCGGGATCGAAATTTCCGGAGTAGAGGGAGAAATCAAAATCAACACTGTAAACGGCTCCGCGGAAATTGAAGGAAGCAAATCAACCGTCGATGCTGAAACGGTAAACGGAAGAATCACCGCGACGTGGTTAGATTTTCCGAAGCAAGGGGATGTTAGCATGCGCACAGTCAATGGTGGTTTGAAACTTCATTTGCCGAATAATGCTAATGCCGACGTAAAAGCGTCCTCAATGAACGGAACGATTCGCACGGATTTTCCTATTACGGTTCAAGGCCGGTTCGTTTCGCGCAGCCTGTCCGGAAAAATCGGTGAAGGCGGCACAAACATCGATCTCGAAACCATCAATGGGTCCATCGATATCCTGAAAACGAAGAACTGA